From one Salvelinus sp. IW2-2015 linkage group LG11, ASM291031v2, whole genome shotgun sequence genomic stretch:
- the LOC111970317 gene encoding double-stranded RNA-binding protein Staufen homolog 1 isoform X1: protein MFQCPGNPMSSAAASPMQQLSXPQPGYSIPCAXSPLPSESASHPLRSSALPLGSVTPFSPTSTVSNMANPKEKTPMCLVNELARFNKIQPEYKLLCEQGPAHSKIFSVRLSLGDQHWEAEGTSIKKAQHSAAATALAQTTMPKPSMRNNTRNNTVECMTQTVELNSLCMKLGMKPMYKPIDPYPGMRPPSFNYNIRAPGPYQRSMQQYYYPFPPVGPVLYHMELNIGGQQFHGKGRTRQLAKHDAASKALKTLQKEPILLQQLPEMNGEDTEENLNKSEISQVFEIALKRNMPVNFEVLKEAGPPHMKSFMVRVAVGEFCGEGEGKSKKIAKKLAATAVLEELRRLPQLIPCVEKMQPARIKKKTKSIIKLQTSPEYGQGMNPISRLAQIQQAKKEKEPEYNMLTERGLPRRREFVMQVXVCGQCAEGLGPSKKVAKKNAAEKMLELLGFKVPQPQPHKPALKTDEKVPLKKNGDGRKVTFFEPGSVEESQSLGSKEEDYAPAFLSHQQLPAGILLMVPEVAQAVGASPSQGHQNKDYGPRANPAKATLTAIIANELLYAGASLTADTILKSQNSVGHLVPHGPLTRPSELLSYLANVQGLQVEYKDFPKNNKNEFVSLINCSSQPPLISHGIGKDVESCHDMAALNILKILSELDQHQQQTNDRTGNAPLSGCGKQDMEGIIKQANSSTLGQQTLDGTV from the exons ATGTTCCAGTGTCCGGGTAACCCTATGTCCAGCGCTGCTGCCAGCCCCATGCAGCAGCTGTCTCKGCCTCAGCCAGGGTACAGCATCCCCTGTGCCTRGAGTCCCCTGCCCTCTGAGAGCGCCAGTCACCCTCTCCGGAGCTCAGCCCTGCCCTTGGGCTCAGTCACTCCCTTCAGCCCCACctccacag tatCTAACATGGCAAACCCTAAAGAGAAGACCCCCATGTGTCTGGTGAATGAGTTAGCCCGTTTCAATAAGATCCAGCCTGAGTATAAGCTGCTCTGTGAGCAAGGACCAGCTCACTCCAAG ATCTTCTCAGTGCGGTTATCGCTAGGGGATCAGCACTGGGAGGCAGAGGGGACCAGCATAAAGAAGGCCCAACACTCTGCAGCTGCCACAGCCTTGGCCCAGACCACAATGCCCAAACCTAGCATGAGGAACAATACCCGCAACAACACAG TAGAATGCATGACGCAAACAGTGGAGCTGAATTCCCTCTGTATGAAGCTAGGGATGAAGCCTATGTACAAGCCCATAGACCCTTACCCCGGGATGAGACCACCCAGCTTCAACTACAACATCAGGGCCCCGGGGCCTTACCAACGCTCCATGCAACA GTACTACTACCCATTTCCCCCGGTGGGGCCGGTGCTGTATCACATGGAGCTGAACATCGGGGGCCAACAGTTCCACGGGAAGGGGCGCACGCGGCAGCTCGCCAAACACGACGCCGCCTCCAAGGCCCTGAAGACTCTGCAGAAGGAGCCCATACTGCTGCAGCAGCTGCCTGAG ATGAATGGAGAAGACACTGAAGAGAACCTCAACAAATCAGAAATCAGCCAGGTGTTTGAGATCGCACTGAAGAGGAACATGCCTGTCAACTTTGAG GTTCTCAAGGAGGCAGGTCCTCCCCACATGAAGAGCTTCATGGTGCGTGTGGCGGTGGGGGAGTTCTGTGGTGAGGGCGAGGGCAAGAGTAAGAAGATCGCTAAGAAGCTGGCAGCTACAGCTGTGCTGGAGGAACTGAGGAGACTGCCCCAGCTGATCCCCTGCGTGGAAAAGATGCAGCCAGCACGCATCAAGAAGAAGACCAAGTCCATCATTAAG CTGCAGACCAGTCCAGAATATGGGCAGGGCATGAACCCCATCAGCAGACTGGCTCAGATCCAGCAGGCTAAGAAAGAGAAGGAACCAGAGTACAACATGCTGACAGAGAGGGGGCTGCCCAGACGCAGGGAGTTTGTTATGCAG GTGARGGTGTGTGGTCAGTGTGCGGAGGGCTTGGGCCCCAGTAAGAAGGTAGCGAAGAAGAACGCAGCAGAGAAGATGCTGGAGCTTCTAGGTTTCAAAGTGCCTCAGCCGCAGCCCCACAAACCTGCGCTCAAAACGGACGAAAAG GTTCCACTGAAGAAAAATGGAGACGGGAGGAAAGTGACCTTCTTTGAGCCAGGCTCTGTGGAGGAGAGCCAGTCGCTGG gTTCCAAGGAAGAGGACTACGCGCCTGCCTTCCTCAGCCACCAGCAGCTCCCAGCAGGCATCCTGCTCATGGTGCCCGAGGTGGCCCAGGCTGTAGGGGCCAGCCCTAGCCAGGGGCACCAGAACAAGGACTACGGTCCCCGGGCCAACCCTGCTAAG GCCACCCTGACGGCCATCATCGCCAATGAGCTGCTTTACGCTGGTGCCTCCCTGACCGCCGATACCATTCTGAAGAGCCAGAACAGTGTGGGTCATCTAGTACCCCATGGACCCCTGACCAGACCCTCTGAACTGCTCAGCTACCTGGCCAACGTACAGGGACTgcag GTGGAATACAAAGACTTCCCCAAAAACAACAAGAATGAATTTGTATCGCTGATCAACTGCTCCTCCCAGCCCCCCCTCATCAGTCACGGCATAGGCAAGGACGTGGAGTCCTGTCACGACATG GCTGCCTTGAATATCCTGAAGATTCTGTCAGAGCTGGACCAGCACCAGCAGCAGACCAATGACAGGACAGGGAACGCACCACTCTCTGG GTGTGGTAAACAGGACATGGAGGGCATCATCAAACAGGCTAACTCAAGCACCTTGGGACAACAGACTCTGGATGGCACTGTGTAG
- the LOC111970317 gene encoding double-stranded RNA-binding protein Staufen homolog 1 isoform X3, giving the protein MANPKEKTPMCLVNELARFNKIQPEYKLLCEQGPAHSKIFSVRLSLGDQHWEAEGTSIKKAQHSAAATALAQTTMPKPSMRNNTRNNTVECMTQTVELNSLCMKLGMKPMYKPIDPYPGMRPPSFNYNIRAPGPYQRSMQQYYYPFPPVGPVLYHMELNIGGQQFHGKGRTRQLAKHDAASKALKTLQKEPILLQQLPEMNGEDTEENLNKSEISQVFEIALKRNMPVNFEVLKEAGPPHMKSFMVRVAVGEFCGEGEGKSKKIAKKLAATAVLEELRRLPQLIPCVEKMQPARIKKKTKSIIKLQTSPEYGQGMNPISRLAQIQQAKKEKEPEYNMLTERGLPRRREFVMQVXVCGQCAEGLGPSKKVAKKNAAEKMLELLGFKVPQPQPHKPALKTDEKVPLKKNGDGRKVTFFEPGSVEESQSLGSKEEDYAPAFLSHQQLPAGILLMVPEVAQAVGASPSQGHQNKDYGPRANPAKATLTAIIANELLYAGASLTADTILKSQNSVGHLVPHGPLTRPSELLSYLANVQGLQVEYKDFPKNNKNEFVSLINCSSQPPLISHGIGKDVESCHDMAALNILKILSELDQHQQQTNDRTGNAPLSGCGKQDMEGIIKQANSSTLGQQTLDGTV; this is encoded by the exons ATGGCAAACCCTAAAGAGAAGACCCCCATGTGTCTGGTGAATGAGTTAGCCCGTTTCAATAAGATCCAGCCTGAGTATAAGCTGCTCTGTGAGCAAGGACCAGCTCACTCCAAG ATCTTCTCAGTGCGGTTATCGCTAGGGGATCAGCACTGGGAGGCAGAGGGGACCAGCATAAAGAAGGCCCAACACTCTGCAGCTGCCACAGCCTTGGCCCAGACCACAATGCCCAAACCTAGCATGAGGAACAATACCCGCAACAACACAG TAGAATGCATGACGCAAACAGTGGAGCTGAATTCCCTCTGTATGAAGCTAGGGATGAAGCCTATGTACAAGCCCATAGACCCTTACCCCGGGATGAGACCACCCAGCTTCAACTACAACATCAGGGCCCCGGGGCCTTACCAACGCTCCATGCAACA GTACTACTACCCATTTCCCCCGGTGGGGCCGGTGCTGTATCACATGGAGCTGAACATCGGGGGCCAACAGTTCCACGGGAAGGGGCGCACGCGGCAGCTCGCCAAACACGACGCCGCCTCCAAGGCCCTGAAGACTCTGCAGAAGGAGCCCATACTGCTGCAGCAGCTGCCTGAG ATGAATGGAGAAGACACTGAAGAGAACCTCAACAAATCAGAAATCAGCCAGGTGTTTGAGATCGCACTGAAGAGGAACATGCCTGTCAACTTTGAG GTTCTCAAGGAGGCAGGTCCTCCCCACATGAAGAGCTTCATGGTGCGTGTGGCGGTGGGGGAGTTCTGTGGTGAGGGCGAGGGCAAGAGTAAGAAGATCGCTAAGAAGCTGGCAGCTACAGCTGTGCTGGAGGAACTGAGGAGACTGCCCCAGCTGATCCCCTGCGTGGAAAAGATGCAGCCAGCACGCATCAAGAAGAAGACCAAGTCCATCATTAAG CTGCAGACCAGTCCAGAATATGGGCAGGGCATGAACCCCATCAGCAGACTGGCTCAGATCCAGCAGGCTAAGAAAGAGAAGGAACCAGAGTACAACATGCTGACAGAGAGGGGGCTGCCCAGACGCAGGGAGTTTGTTATGCAG GTGARGGTGTGTGGTCAGTGTGCGGAGGGCTTGGGCCCCAGTAAGAAGGTAGCGAAGAAGAACGCAGCAGAGAAGATGCTGGAGCTTCTAGGTTTCAAAGTGCCTCAGCCGCAGCCCCACAAACCTGCGCTCAAAACGGACGAAAAG GTTCCACTGAAGAAAAATGGAGACGGGAGGAAAGTGACCTTCTTTGAGCCAGGCTCTGTGGAGGAGAGCCAGTCGCTGG gTTCCAAGGAAGAGGACTACGCGCCTGCCTTCCTCAGCCACCAGCAGCTCCCAGCAGGCATCCTGCTCATGGTGCCCGAGGTGGCCCAGGCTGTAGGGGCCAGCCCTAGCCAGGGGCACCAGAACAAGGACTACGGTCCCCGGGCCAACCCTGCTAAG GCCACCCTGACGGCCATCATCGCCAATGAGCTGCTTTACGCTGGTGCCTCCCTGACCGCCGATACCATTCTGAAGAGCCAGAACAGTGTGGGTCATCTAGTACCCCATGGACCCCTGACCAGACCCTCTGAACTGCTCAGCTACCTGGCCAACGTACAGGGACTgcag GTGGAATACAAAGACTTCCCCAAAAACAACAAGAATGAATTTGTATCGCTGATCAACTGCTCCTCCCAGCCCCCCCTCATCAGTCACGGCATAGGCAAGGACGTGGAGTCCTGTCACGACATG GCTGCCTTGAATATCCTGAAGATTCTGTCAGAGCTGGACCAGCACCAGCAGCAGACCAATGACAGGACAGGGAACGCACCACTCTCTGG GTGTGGTAAACAGGACATGGAGGGCATCATCAAACAGGCTAACTCAAGCACCTTGGGACAACAGACTCTGGATGGCACTGTGTAG
- the LOC111970317 gene encoding double-stranded RNA-binding protein Staufen homolog 1 isoform X2, with the protein MFQCPGNPMSSAAASPMQQLSXPQPGYSIPCAXSPLPSESASHPLRSSALPLGSVTPFSPTSTVSNMANPKEKTPMCLVNELARFNKIQPEYKLLCEQGPAHSKIFSVRLSLGDQHWEAEGTSIKKAQHSAAATALAQTTMPKPSMRNNTRNNTECMTQTVELNSLCMKLGMKPMYKPIDPYPGMRPPSFNYNIRAPGPYQRSMQQYYYPFPPVGPVLYHMELNIGGQQFHGKGRTRQLAKHDAASKALKTLQKEPILLQQLPEMNGEDTEENLNKSEISQVFEIALKRNMPVNFEVLKEAGPPHMKSFMVRVAVGEFCGEGEGKSKKIAKKLAATAVLEELRRLPQLIPCVEKMQPARIKKKTKSIIKLQTSPEYGQGMNPISRLAQIQQAKKEKEPEYNMLTERGLPRRREFVMQVXVCGQCAEGLGPSKKVAKKNAAEKMLELLGFKVPQPQPHKPALKTDEKVPLKKNGDGRKVTFFEPGSVEESQSLGSKEEDYAPAFLSHQQLPAGILLMVPEVAQAVGASPSQGHQNKDYGPRANPAKATLTAIIANELLYAGASLTADTILKSQNSVGHLVPHGPLTRPSELLSYLANVQGLQVEYKDFPKNNKNEFVSLINCSSQPPLISHGIGKDVESCHDMAALNILKILSELDQHQQQTNDRTGNAPLSGCGKQDMEGIIKQANSSTLGQQTLDGTV; encoded by the exons ATGTTCCAGTGTCCGGGTAACCCTATGTCCAGCGCTGCTGCCAGCCCCATGCAGCAGCTGTCTCKGCCTCAGCCAGGGTACAGCATCCCCTGTGCCTRGAGTCCCCTGCCCTCTGAGAGCGCCAGTCACCCTCTCCGGAGCTCAGCCCTGCCCTTGGGCTCAGTCACTCCCTTCAGCCCCACctccacag tatCTAACATGGCAAACCCTAAAGAGAAGACCCCCATGTGTCTGGTGAATGAGTTAGCCCGTTTCAATAAGATCCAGCCTGAGTATAAGCTGCTCTGTGAGCAAGGACCAGCTCACTCCAAG ATCTTCTCAGTGCGGTTATCGCTAGGGGATCAGCACTGGGAGGCAGAGGGGACCAGCATAAAGAAGGCCCAACACTCTGCAGCTGCCACAGCCTTGGCCCAGACCACAATGCCCAAACCTAGCATGAGGAACAATACCCGCAACAACACAG AATGCATGACGCAAACAGTGGAGCTGAATTCCCTCTGTATGAAGCTAGGGATGAAGCCTATGTACAAGCCCATAGACCCTTACCCCGGGATGAGACCACCCAGCTTCAACTACAACATCAGGGCCCCGGGGCCTTACCAACGCTCCATGCAACA GTACTACTACCCATTTCCCCCGGTGGGGCCGGTGCTGTATCACATGGAGCTGAACATCGGGGGCCAACAGTTCCACGGGAAGGGGCGCACGCGGCAGCTCGCCAAACACGACGCCGCCTCCAAGGCCCTGAAGACTCTGCAGAAGGAGCCCATACTGCTGCAGCAGCTGCCTGAG ATGAATGGAGAAGACACTGAAGAGAACCTCAACAAATCAGAAATCAGCCAGGTGTTTGAGATCGCACTGAAGAGGAACATGCCTGTCAACTTTGAG GTTCTCAAGGAGGCAGGTCCTCCCCACATGAAGAGCTTCATGGTGCGTGTGGCGGTGGGGGAGTTCTGTGGTGAGGGCGAGGGCAAGAGTAAGAAGATCGCTAAGAAGCTGGCAGCTACAGCTGTGCTGGAGGAACTGAGGAGACTGCCCCAGCTGATCCCCTGCGTGGAAAAGATGCAGCCAGCACGCATCAAGAAGAAGACCAAGTCCATCATTAAG CTGCAGACCAGTCCAGAATATGGGCAGGGCATGAACCCCATCAGCAGACTGGCTCAGATCCAGCAGGCTAAGAAAGAGAAGGAACCAGAGTACAACATGCTGACAGAGAGGGGGCTGCCCAGACGCAGGGAGTTTGTTATGCAG GTGARGGTGTGTGGTCAGTGTGCGGAGGGCTTGGGCCCCAGTAAGAAGGTAGCGAAGAAGAACGCAGCAGAGAAGATGCTGGAGCTTCTAGGTTTCAAAGTGCCTCAGCCGCAGCCCCACAAACCTGCGCTCAAAACGGACGAAAAG GTTCCACTGAAGAAAAATGGAGACGGGAGGAAAGTGACCTTCTTTGAGCCAGGCTCTGTGGAGGAGAGCCAGTCGCTGG gTTCCAAGGAAGAGGACTACGCGCCTGCCTTCCTCAGCCACCAGCAGCTCCCAGCAGGCATCCTGCTCATGGTGCCCGAGGTGGCCCAGGCTGTAGGGGCCAGCCCTAGCCAGGGGCACCAGAACAAGGACTACGGTCCCCGGGCCAACCCTGCTAAG GCCACCCTGACGGCCATCATCGCCAATGAGCTGCTTTACGCTGGTGCCTCCCTGACCGCCGATACCATTCTGAAGAGCCAGAACAGTGTGGGTCATCTAGTACCCCATGGACCCCTGACCAGACCCTCTGAACTGCTCAGCTACCTGGCCAACGTACAGGGACTgcag GTGGAATACAAAGACTTCCCCAAAAACAACAAGAATGAATTTGTATCGCTGATCAACTGCTCCTCCCAGCCCCCCCTCATCAGTCACGGCATAGGCAAGGACGTGGAGTCCTGTCACGACATG GCTGCCTTGAATATCCTGAAGATTCTGTCAGAGCTGGACCAGCACCAGCAGCAGACCAATGACAGGACAGGGAACGCACCACTCTCTGG GTGTGGTAAACAGGACATGGAGGGCATCATCAAACAGGCTAACTCAAGCACCTTGGGACAACAGACTCTGGATGGCACTGTGTAG